ATGTTCAGTAAACCCTGTAGACAGTCGACTGTTAATGGTACTTCCAAAGTGACCATCTTGGTAGTGGCGCTCTTTTTCTCCCAAGCCTCATCGTTCTTGTTGCAGATAATGATGGGCTGGCCTTTTCTTGCCGTGACCTGTTCAATGGAGGAGACAACCTTGGGGAACAGTGAGTCTCTGGTACCGAAAGCGATAATTGGCAGATCCTCGTCGACTAGGGCCAAGACACCATGCTTTAATTCACCGGCCAAGACACCTTCGGAATGCATGTAGGatatttctttgatcttcaaagcacCCTCCAATGCAGAAGCAAACTGGTAACCTCTGCCTAACAAAAGAAGGGACTTTTGGTCcttcaattccttctcGCAGAGAGCCTTGATCTGTGGCTCCAAGCTTAGTACTTCCTTTATTTGTTCAGGAATCATTTTCAAGCCCCGTATGATATCTTGTCTTCTCTCCAGTTTCGAGACTCTGTCATCTGAAAGGGATAATGCAAACATTACCAAAGCGATATACTGTGATGTGTAAGCCTTGGTGGATGCAACACCAATTTCGGGGCCTGCATTGATATGAACACCACAATGAGTTATTCTAGAGATTGAAGAACCAACACTGTTGACGATACCAACAGTGAGAGCACCTCTCTCAAGCGAGTAGTTAAGCGCGAGCATAGTGTCAGCAGTTTCACCACTTTGAGAGACGAAAACACAAATGTCGTCCCTGAAGATGGGGGACTTTCTGTCAAGAAAATCTGAGGCCAATTCCACACTAACGGGTATCTCCGACAGCTCTTCGAAGATTGCACGAGTCGCCAGACAGGAGTGATAGGAAGTACCACAGGCGATCATAACTAACCTACGAGCTCTTCTGATTGCAGGCAACCACGCTTTCAGTCCACCTAACATAACTGTGCCCTTCTCAAAATCGATTCTTCCTCTCATGGTATTGAAAGCGGACTCTGGTTGTTCAAAGATTTCCTTCTGCATAAAGTGATTGTACTCTCCTTTCATAATCTGCGCCAATTCCATTTCCAAAGTTTGGATAGATCTAGTCATAGAGGCGCCcacttctcttcttgatctgtgAATATGAATCTCACCATCGTAGATGTGGGCTATATCGTTGTCCTCCAAGAATAAAACCTTCTTTGTATGTTTAATGACCGAGGAAGCATCCGACGAGAGGAAAAACTCGACTGGATTAGGTGTCCCATCTTCCGACAAGAAAGCTCTCGATTGAGAATGCCTCAAATTGAATTCGTTTGCGGCAATGGGCAATAAGTTGCTATTGCCTCTATCTTCGTGATCGTATAACCGTTTCTTACCGCTTCCGTTTAGGGTCCTCACGCTGTTTCCATTTGCTGTTGCTCCGTTAGCTCTCTCACTGACCAGCGGAGTCTCCGGTTGAGCATTATCATCGGGGAACTCGACATCCACGAAATCAACTTTGAGCTTTTTCTCAGACTTGACACCGATCAACAGCGGAGATCCCTTTCTAGTAGCTATGACTTCGTTTGGATAATGAGCAGATCTGCAAAGCAACCCATAAGATCCTTCGAGTTCCAACAACACTAGTTTAGTCAATTCGTGGAAGTCCAGCTCATGACCATTCTCCAAATTTGTGTCATACAGATGCTTGAACAACTTAGCGATACACTCAGTATCGGTGTCACTCTCAAAAGTGTAACCCTTGTTCAACAACAAAGTTTTCAGCTCTCTGTAGTTGGTGATAATACCGTTGTGAACAATCACAAACTCGCAATTCGGATCAGACTTTTGAGGATGACAATTGATCTGCTTCGGTTCACCATGGGTAGCCCATCTGGTATGAGCAATACCACAGTGTGACAAGAAAGTGACGTCCCTCTTTGGTTTATGCTCAGCAATTTCCTCCCTTAAAGCACTCACTTTACCGATCTGCTTGTAGATAAGCGTGGAGTCAAGTTCGTCCCCATCGATAGCTATACCGGTAGAGTCATATCCCCTGTACTCCAATCTTTGCAAACCTTCAACAAGCGTGTCAATGATATCACCTCTTGATTTCTCAACTAGATAGTTACAATACCCAAAAATACCACACATGATACGCTGCGCCACCGAGAGTGAGTTAAATCTTTTCTATAATCCTAGGTACAATCCTGGCTCCGCGTTATATCGTCTTAAAATTGGTCCCTGCCTCTTTTTTCTATACCGAACGCTTCTAATATCAgatcttgttcaaagaaCACAGAGTATAGAAAAGCTCAGAAAACTAAGGATAGAAGAGGTGGTCTTGATCTAATTAGTAATCTTGCCCGCTTGCAATAGATAAGAGCTGGATATATATCCCTTCAGAGTGAGTCGGTTTACAAGTTTTCTCATAATATATATCTTTCAAGTTTCGCGTCAGATCGTCCCACTGGACGAGAAACAACCTCCCGTTTTGGAAAAGTCAACGGCAAAGAGGCTTGAGCAGAGTTTTCGATGGGCGGTGCGATTGCTAGGCTGCAATTTCTCCAGAAACGTTTCACAGTTTCACTGCCGAAAGATGCATCAACCGCAGATAAAAATAGAAATTTTGGGTGATTTAGCTGGTATTCACAGATCGCCGAATTTGTCGTAAACGGGTCTCCAGTTCTGCAGGAAGTTtctgaagaacttgacaCCTAGGCCGATGTCCCTGGAACCGGTGGTTGCTCTGATGCTATGCATGGCCATCTGGGCTATGCCGAGATCGACGGTGCGGGCGCCGGTTTGAGCAGCGATGAAGGGTCCGATAGTGCCGCCCGATCTTGAATTGTTTTTGATTTGGAAATACTGCACCTTGTCGCCGTTGGAGCGGGCCAGGTCTTCGACAAAAGCTGTTCCCACGACA
Above is a genomic segment from Torulaspora globosa chromosome 1, complete sequence containing:
- a CDS encoding uncharacterized protein (ancestral locus Anc_2.477), whose amino-acid sequence is MCGIFGYCNYLVEKSRGDIIDTLVEGLQRLEYRGYDSTGIAIDGDELDSTLIYKQIGKVSALREEIAEHKPKRDVTFLSHCGIAHTRWATHGEPKQINCHPQKSDPNCEFVIVHNGIITNYRELKTLLLNKGYTFESDTDTECIAKLFKHLYDTNLENGHELDFHELTKLVLLELEGSYGLLCRSAHYPNEVIATRKGSPLLIGVKSEKKLKVDFVDVEFPDDNAQPETPLVSERANGATANGNSVRTLNGSGKKRLYDHEDRGNSNLLPIAANEFNLRHSQSRAFLSEDGTPNPVEFFLSSDASSVIKHTKKVLFLEDNDIAHIYDGEIHIHRSRREVGASMTRSIQTLEMELAQIMKGEYNHFMQKEIFEQPESAFNTMRGRIDFEKGTVMLGGLKAWLPAIRRARRLVMIACGTSYHSCLATRAIFEELSEIPVSVELASDFLDRKSPIFRDDICVFVSQSGETADTMLALNYSLERGALTVGIVNSVGSSISRITHCGVHINAGPEIGVASTKAYTSQYIALVMFALSLSDDRVSKLERRQDIIRGLKMIPEQIKEVLSLEPQIKALCEKELKDQKSLLLLGRGYQFASALEGALKIKEISYMHSEGVLAGELKHGVLALVDEDLPIIAFGTRDSLFPKVVSSIEQVTARKGQPIIICNKNDEAWEKKSATTKMVTLEVPLTVDCLQGLLNIIPLQLISYWLAVNKGIDVDFPRNLAKSVTVE